AAAGTAATCTTGAGATGATGATAATACTCTATCTCTTTGTCTTGTTACCTTCTGAACTATTCTTGACATGTTGTTAAAATGTGACTTTAAACAGATAATTCAATAGTTTGACCGCATGGTAGTGTTGTGGAGTTGCTGTTTAATATCCAAGATTACAAAATGAGAAAGATATTATTTTTATACCATATACAGAAATCTGACATTTTGAATGTGATACATTATCTCCAATTAATCACAGCAAAATATATGTCAGTGCAGAAAAACTATAGAGATGGATTATTTTTTAACATCCTTTGGATGTCCTAGTATGTTCATCTGTAGATACAAACTTTTAAAAATGCCATGGAGGCCATTGATTTCATTGTTTGTTTGACTTCTCTGTATTTATAACCCATGACCTGTGCAGTTGGCTACAATTTAATGTGATATGTTTCTTATGTACAGTTCAGTAAAATTTACAGAACGGGAAGCTTAAGTTCCTTCTGGGTTTGCAAATGCATGCTCGATACTCTGCTGTCAACTATTAATTTCTAGTTAAACTACCAATGTTTTATGTcttatttttcatttattaTAAAGCTTTGTCACATGTTGTCCTGTTTCTTTAAAATATTCAGGGTGAGAATGTTCCTCCTCCGTTTATGACATTTGAGGCTACTGGATTCCCTCCTGAGATCCTGAGAGAGGTATGCTTTCTCTTGAGTTGTACTTCAGTGCTGGTGCATGGATCATTATGTTGTTTATCTATTTCTTCATCTATAAAATCTTGTCAGCACGGGCCACAAAATAGATCTCTTAAAAGTCAGAACTAGCAGCTTTTTGGGTAGTAAACACGCGAGATGGTATTGCTCATTACTTCAGCATATGTCATATGCTGTCATGCCGGATACCTAATTTAAGTAGTGCCTATGCCTATCATCTGGGCAGTGTAGTGAAATACTTGTGGCTATTTTCTGCTGACAAGTATTGGAAGGATTGCTGTTCTTTCAGAATATAAAATGTGGCTGAGTTCCTGCTTCTTGTCTCTGCCACTGAATCTACAAAGAGCCCCTTCTTCATGCCTTGAGCTGCTTAAGTAAGCAGCCATATTCATTTAGGGTAGCATTTAGCATTTTTCTCATAATAGATAGTGTCTTGTTGCAGATGCACATGTACTTATAATTCTTCATTTGCCATTCAGGTCCACGCTGCTGGCTTCTTAAATCCCACCCCAATTCAGGCTCAAACATGGCCTGTTGCACTTCAAAACCGGGACATAGTAGCCATTGCCAAGACGGGATCTGGGAAGACACTGGGGTACCTTATTCCCGCATTTGTACATCTGAGGAGATGCCAAAACAATCCAATGTTGGGCCCTACAGTGTTGGTTTTGGCCCCTACTCGTGAGCTTGCTTCACAAATACAAGATGAAGCACTTAAGTTTGGTCGATCATCTAGAGTCTCATGCACGGTAAGTTGACCTGTTCTCTCTTATGTGGACACATGCTTTCGTTTTTCTTGAAGAGACACTGGATGACATATGGCCATAATGATGCTCATTTCATTTATAAGTTAAATGCACGTGTAGGCTAGTTTGCTTCTTGACAAAAGATACTGTTAGATCAGGTCTTATCTTGGAATGGTCGTGCATAAACCCGTACCTTTTTCCCTGAAGAAGTGCAATATTTCCCGTGTTCTGTTGCTAGGTGATGTGTCCCATTCCTTAAATATATgttcatatttatttattttcccaGTGCCTATATGGTGGAGCACCAAAGCCACCTCAGCTTAGAGAACTAGAGCGGGGAGCAGATATTGTGGTAGCTACACCTGGACGACTTAATGATATTCTGGAAATGAAGAAGATTAGCCTCCATCAGATTTCACTACTTGTGCTTGACGAAGCTGACCGCATGCTTGACATGGGTTTTGAGCCACAAATACGGAAGATTGTTGATGAGATTCCTCGTAATAGACAGACTCTGATGTACACTGCCACGTGGCCGAAAGAAGTGACAAAAATAGCTGGGGATTTATTGAGAGATCCTGTCCAGATCAATATTGGTAGCATTGATGAACTTGTTGCCAACAAATCCATCACTCAGGTATTCATATGGCCATattcttgtttgtttttcgTACTGGGTGCTTGTCTTTATTAGAAGCTCTAGGTCTTATCGCTTAAGGTGACAACTGGTGGTCAGCATGCTAATAATATTTTAAGCTGTTTTGATACGATTTCTAGAGCACCCAACATTATTAGTACAACGCCTTTGATATATCACATTATCTGGCCCATTTCTTCTGAATGGTCTAATTCTAAGGTTCACCCCTGTGTATGGATGCAGTATGTGGAGATGGTTCCACCAATGGACAAGCAGCGTCGCTTGGAGGAGATTCTGAGAGCTCAAGAAAGGGGCTCGAAGATTATCATATTTTGCTCAACCAAGAAAATGTGCGACCAGCTTGCTCGTGGCATTGGTCGTAGTTTTGGTGCTGCAAGTATTCATGGTGATAAATCACAGGGTGAAAGGGATCATATTCTCAATCAGTTTCGGACTGGCAGGGTTCCAGTATTAGTGGCCACAGATGTTGCTGCTCGTGGACTTGACATCAAAGACATTAGGTGAGGCTTTTTGGTATTCACCTAGTCATGTGTTaaatcttctgtttttttatattGCTTCACATCAACCCTAATGATTTCTGTTGATTGTCTTTCCGTTCTAATTGTTCTCGCATGTTTTTTAAGAGTGGTGATCAATTATGACTTCCCAACTGGGATCGAAGACTATGTGCATCGCATAGGCCGTACAGGAAGAGCTGGGGCCACTGGAATTGCATTCACTTTCTTCTCCGAACAAGATTGGAAATATGCCGGTGACTTGGTGAAAGTCTTGGATGGTACTAGTCAGCCTGTACCTCCAGAACTGCAACAGATGGCTGCACGTGGTGCACCTGGAGCTCCAAGACACCAGGCCGGTGGCATGAGCCGTTGGGATGGGCCTGGTGGTAGTAGTCGTTTTGAATCTGCTGTTAATGGCCCTGGTGGTTATGGTGGATTTAGGGAGGGCCCTGGCGGCTTTGGTGGTCGGGATGGCCCAGGTGGATTTGTTGATCGAGATGGCCCGGGTATGTTTGGTGATCGAGATGGCCCTGGACGCTTTGGTGGCAGGGACGGTCCTGGTGGCTTCGGTGGTCGGGATGGTCCTGGTGGCTTCGGTGGACGGATGGGTCCTGGTGGCTTCGGTGGACGGGAAGGTCCTGTTGGATTTGGTGGAAGGGAGGGTCCTGGGCCCAGTGGCTTCAGTGGAAGAGGGGGCCGTGGATCTGATGGCTTTGGCAGAAGAGGTGGAGCAAGTCCTGGTAGATTTGGTGGTCATGGTGGCAGGAGTGATTCTCCTGGTTTTGGTGGGCGTGGTAGGGGTGATTCTTCTGGTTTTGGTGGAAGAGGCAGGGGTGATTTCTCCGGAGGACGCGGTGGGAGAGGCCGTGGATTTGGAGGGCGGGGACGTTCTGACCGAAGCCCGCATGATCGTTTTATCTCAGATGGACGTGGAAGATATGATGACCGTCGAGGATTTGGCGACAAGGGTCGGGGCAGGAGCTACAGCCGTAGCCCTGATAGAGGCCGCTCGCGAGGCTATGATAGAAGAAGTGATAGCAGGAGCCTAAGTAGCCGGAGCAGAAGCCGTAGCAGGAGCTGGTCACGCAGCAGAAGCCGCAGCAGGAGTTGGTCGCGGAGCCGCAGTCGGAGtcgcagcaggagcaggagccgTGACCAGGGTGCAGGATTGGAACGTAGGCCACGGGCAAGATCTGGTTTTGATGTACTGCCACCTGCAACTGAAGCTGGACCTGTTTTAACTGGGCCTGTACCTGTATCTGAACCAGTACCTGCTGTTGCTGCACTCAGACCTGGACAAGCGCTGGTCGAAACATTGGATATGTCACCTATGTCGCCTGGTGGCTTGGTTCAGGAGGGCGGACCATTCATTGGTGGGAATGATGCCAACATCAGCAGTGCCCGAGCTGACCAGGCTTCTCATGGAACTGATCTTGCAATACCACCAAGCTTTTCTGCACCGGAAAATTTTCCAGGTCTGACTGGTCAGCAGGATGCCCCATGATGTAATCTGGTAATAATCTGTGCAATTTTTTGCTTTACGAgtctctttcttttccctgGACGATCTTTACTCATTTTCATTCCCAAAACGACCAAACCTTATTGCTGCTATGGACTATGTGCTACTGCTACCTACTGCTCTTGCAATATTTAGTAGTCCACTAAAACAGTTATGATTACAATGACATCTTATGCTGTCATATTATTCCATTTTTGGTCTAGCTTTCACTTCAAGCACTGAACGTGATCCAACAAAATTAGCCAACACTGACATCATATAAAAGTTGCTACTTTGTCATTTTACAATTATGGCGGTAGTTAATAGTACAATTGTCTCTGCTACTTGATCTGCTGGGGCAAAGGAATTTGTCAATGCATGGAAAATTTGGAACACAGGAAGCGGAAACAATCCACTGATGGGAGGGGAAAGATGGTGAATATTTGGTAAGAAAGGTGACAAATTAAAGTTACTCACAGGAATGACCCATCCACTGATTTGTGGGTAAAGAGGCTGAATATGTGGTACAGAATGGAGGCATATTAAAAGTAGCTTAGGCACAGGGCAGTGCACACCTCTGCCACTGCATTAAATCTAAAAACtataaatttaaaattttctgAACCATGTTGTGTATACCATTTGTTACAAAGATAAAATGAAAAGATTCGTTGCATTTCTTTTGAGAACATGTTTTGAATGTCGAATAGCTTGGTGTTCTGAACATATAACTAATTTCATGGGTTATGTGGATGTTGCTTATATGTAATTTCTTGACTGCATTAGGTGGACCCAGCAGGAGCCTACGGCAGGGATAGATGAAGGGTGTCAGCCTATGATTCGCGTTGATGGCCATACTGAAAGTGCTAATGTAATTACTAAGGTTGTCATCTGTGAAACTAGTTCCATTCCTGTTCTCTGGATTTGTACCCATGCAGGTGCCTGATTATTGTTGCACATCTGTGTTGTCGGATGTTTCTTTGCCTCGTCCAGTAGTGATGATTTATCTATGTTGTGTAACTTCTCCCCGAGAGGCAGCTGGATAAACGCTGGTTACGTTTGAGATGTTATTTGCGGTTCTGCAGTGCTTTGCTCAGTGATTTTGCTGGTTTATTTCTGGATTTCCTGATGTAATTCAAATGATGGCCTGCCTCTGGCTTTTTACTCGAAGAGttcttggtggcatttttacCGTTTACATGACAAACGAATCTACAAATTGTTTGATCAACCAATATCATTATAATTTTCCAAAACGCTGATAAACAGACACCGCAGCATGGATGAATCAGTTCGATTCTGTGGGAGCATGGAAACCTGTTCCACGCCGGCATATGGCATCagatttcattttctttcgTACATGAATATTGCATTTGCATGAAACTAGGCCAACACAAAAACACTAAACTGGCAAAATTTCTTCAAAAGATACTCTTTAGTATACATTTTCATCTCCTTTTGCTTTTCATTTTACTGTCGCCTTCAAATTTCCTGGTCCCTCttgcccttcctcctctctgctTGAGTTTCTTCTGCTCCTTGCTGCGCCTTTCCTTGCCTTTCTCCTTGCCAGCCGCATCGTCTTCCGAAGAACCTCCGCCATCAGAGTCTCCAAAACCGGTGAGTTTCTCGTACTCATCTTCGTCAATCACACCCCGCTTCAGCTTCTTCAAGAGGCGGTACTCTTGCGTCAGCTCATCCATGTCCTCTTTGGTTTGGACTGTTTGCCGCTGCTTACCCGTCTGCTTGCGCGTCGGTGGCTTCTCACGAGGTTTCCGCTTCTCTTCAATTTGTGGCTCTTGAGCTAGCTCTTCCGCTTTTCTTTTCAATACCTTCTGGCGTTGTTTCTCTCGAGTTTTATCCCTGCAGTGAAACAAGACAGTAAACATGTCATCCCCAGTGCACAAGGTCGCTTCAGTATTCGCTCTTAAAATCCAAACAGATGGAAGGAAGCACGATATTGAAAGAAAATGGGCCTGGGAGGGGGTTTAAGTAATGGTGGACTTGGTTCTTACTTGTACTTGATTTGTGTAAAATTGACATTGCCAATAGGAATAAATCCCTTTAGCGAAAGTGAATTGTGCTTCACTTCTGGCATGGATGGAATCTGGAGTAAGCCATACTCCATGGCCAGCTTTCCGATTTCAAGTCCTTTCCACCTGAAAATGT
The Brachypodium distachyon strain Bd21 chromosome 2, Brachypodium_distachyon_v3.0, whole genome shotgun sequence genome window above contains:
- the LOC100835845 gene encoding DEAD-box ATP-dependent RNA helicase 40 isoform X2: MASAEAAADSSGPRFAPDDPTLPAPWKALIDGATLYYWNPETNVTQYDKPAAAAAAAAPPLPAAAPAPVPGAFAQPGMQLGGQAGQQQQPQQTAQQPPFQYQAQQQQPQQTAQQPPFQYQAPQAQQVPYHHQQQQEHMGNQQQMSQQPPAPQYPNAHPHQMLYQHGPYMQPQQQGQQYSYQAGQHPQMPQTPYNQGQQPPIPQAANQGQQPTMPPGAYTQGQRPPMPQSAYSHGPRPPMPQAAYNQGQQPQMPQAAYNQGQQPQMPQAAYDQGQQLQGARIPQSQVQHTKQSPGFHQPAQASQVLPTSQPQGLQMSPRQGQPQHGFQFTHQQGKQPHQGHIGAHVSQLSHGQQSSAVKLDAGGHEGMQSGFALPISLQRGQAPPLSNQQLPSNHQRPEAHNQLSIHGVHGVGGPAYPAKHHLGGSSPGETNKMSFMSLPAQAHQGGVETNYRQQLPSSHAVPNHITPSPGQPPIGFNRSSSEDQFEKNEPHSSGRFDGINALQQQPKLAALPPSQIRLDMRNGAPYPQPDNFGGYNMAPPNPVQNPHNHVPFPIGALTRPPPGTFSPPDFPSVASVDAYREHHEVTAVGENVPPPFMTFEATGFPPEILREVHAAGFLNPTPIQAQTWPVALQNRDIVAIAKTGSGKTLGYLIPAFVHLRRCQNNPMLGPTVLVLAPTRELASQIQDEALKFGRSSRVSCTCLYGGAPKPPQLRELERGADIVVATPGRLNDILEMKKISLHQISLLVLDEADRMLDMGFEPQIRKIVDEIPRNRQTLMYTATWPKEVTKIAGDLLRDPVQINIGSIDELVANKSITQYVEMVPPMDKQRRLEEILRAQERGSKIIIFCSTKKMCDQLARGIGRSFGAASIHGDKSQGERDHILNQFRTGRVPVLVATDVAARGLDIKDIRVVINYDFPTGIEDYVHRIGRTGRAGATGIAFTFFSEQDWKYAGDLVKVLDGTSQPVPPELQQMAARGAPGAPRHQAGGMSRWDGPGGSSRFESAVNGPGGYGGFREGPGGFGGRDGPGGFVDRDGPGMFGDRDGPGRFGGRDGPGGFGGRDGPGGFGGRMGPGGFGGREGPVGFGGREGPGPSGFSGRGGRGSDGFGRRGGASPGRFGGHGGRSDSPGFGGRGRGDSSGFGGRGRGDFSGGRGGRGRGFGGRGRSDRSPHDRFISDGRGRYDDRRGFGDKGRGRSYSRSPDRGRSRGYDRRSDSRSLSSRSRSRSRSWSRSRSRSRSWSRSRSRSRSRSRSRDQGAGLERRPRARSGFDVLPPATEAGPVLTGPVPVSEPVPAVAALRPGQALVETLDMSPMSPGGLVQEGGPFIGGNDANISSARADQASHGTDLAIPPSFSAPENFPGLTGQQDAP
- the LOC100835845 gene encoding DEAD-box ATP-dependent RNA helicase 40 isoform X1, whose protein sequence is MASAEAAADSSGPRFAPDDPTLPAPWKALIDGATLYYWNPETNVTQYDKPAAAAAAAAPPLPAAAPAPVPGAFAQPGMQLGGQAGQQQQPQQTAQQPPFQYQAQQQQPQQTAQQPPFQYQAPQAQQVPYHHQQQQEHMGNQQQMSQQPPAPQYPNAHPHQMLYQHGPYMQPQQQGQQYSYQAGQHPQMPQTPYNQGQQPPIPQAANQGQQPTMPPGAYTQGQRPPMPQSAYSHGPRPPMPQAAYNQGQQPQMPQAAYNQGQQPQMPQAAYDQGQQLQGARIPQSQVQHTKQSPGFHQPAQASQVLPTSQPQGLQMSPRQGQPQHGFQFTHQQGKQPHQGHIGAHVSQLSHGQQSSAVKLDAGGHEGMQSGFALPISLQRGQAPPLSNQQLPSNHQRPEAHNQLSIHGVHGVGGPAYPAKHHLGGSSPGETNKMSFMSLPAQAHQGGVETNYRQQLPSSHAVPNHITPSPGQPPIGFNRSSSEDQFEKNEPHSSGRFDGINALQQQPKLAALPPSQIRLQDMRNGAPYPQPDNFGGYNMAPPNPVQNPHNHVPFPIGALTRPPPGTFSPPDFPSVASVDAYREHHEVTAVGENVPPPFMTFEATGFPPEILREVHAAGFLNPTPIQAQTWPVALQNRDIVAIAKTGSGKTLGYLIPAFVHLRRCQNNPMLGPTVLVLAPTRELASQIQDEALKFGRSSRVSCTCLYGGAPKPPQLRELERGADIVVATPGRLNDILEMKKISLHQISLLVLDEADRMLDMGFEPQIRKIVDEIPRNRQTLMYTATWPKEVTKIAGDLLRDPVQINIGSIDELVANKSITQYVEMVPPMDKQRRLEEILRAQERGSKIIIFCSTKKMCDQLARGIGRSFGAASIHGDKSQGERDHILNQFRTGRVPVLVATDVAARGLDIKDIRVVINYDFPTGIEDYVHRIGRTGRAGATGIAFTFFSEQDWKYAGDLVKVLDGTSQPVPPELQQMAARGAPGAPRHQAGGMSRWDGPGGSSRFESAVNGPGGYGGFREGPGGFGGRDGPGGFVDRDGPGMFGDRDGPGRFGGRDGPGGFGGRDGPGGFGGRMGPGGFGGREGPVGFGGREGPGPSGFSGRGGRGSDGFGRRGGASPGRFGGHGGRSDSPGFGGRGRGDSSGFGGRGRGDFSGGRGGRGRGFGGRGRSDRSPHDRFISDGRGRYDDRRGFGDKGRGRSYSRSPDRGRSRGYDRRSDSRSLSSRSRSRSRSWSRSRSRSRSWSRSRSRSRSRSRSRDQGAGLERRPRARSGFDVLPPATEAGPVLTGPVPVSEPVPAVAALRPGQALVETLDMSPMSPGGLVQEGGPFIGGNDANISSARADQASHGTDLAIPPSFSAPENFPGLTGQQDAP